In the Salinirubrum litoreum genome, one interval contains:
- a CDS encoding DUF255 domain-containing protein — MTDDGTRVEWRDWGRAAFDEADEAGKPVLLALTATWCDGCHEMDAETYADPRIAANVNDGFVPIRVDVDRHPRVRERYNMGGFPSTVFTTPAGEVITGAGYLDPESFRGILDRVREVWDAKGASAGRVPRALGDEPTPAGEVTPQIEEYVAGQLDRQFDQKFAGWGTDAKFPLPRTVEFALKRDREQALRTLDAIRDHLHDSVAGGFFRYADSRSWGGIHYEKVADLNASLLRTFAHAYCYTGEDAYRDPARRTVRYLTDDLWSGVAVGGSEGPGEGRDYYAADAEQRAAMRSPRRDLTAYAGGNALAADALLTYHAYTDDDRAREYAGRILEFLREQLIDDGVVTHVHDPNRDATAADAGTDPVVEAGLLEDQARVVAAFVRARQVLGTDAVPEPLATARSVADHAIETLHESGSFRDGPAEGAGLLDRPLRPLDGNVEMADALLELAGVTGEERYRAVAEETVGAFAGAADRMGAQVAGYGGVAARCCRAPLVIAVAGPSGSDLHRAALRVADHEKVVVPEATDVAELLSADVEEGLSAGGASVVRGEEVRSATTPDELMAQVSQLV, encoded by the coding sequence ATGACAGACGACGGGACGCGCGTCGAGTGGCGCGACTGGGGCCGGGCGGCGTTCGACGAGGCCGACGAGGCCGGGAAACCGGTGCTCCTCGCGCTCACCGCGACGTGGTGTGACGGCTGTCACGAGATGGACGCCGAGACCTACGCCGACCCGCGTATCGCGGCGAACGTCAACGACGGCTTCGTCCCGATCCGGGTCGACGTGGACCGCCACCCGCGCGTCCGGGAGCGCTACAACATGGGCGGGTTCCCCTCCACCGTCTTCACCACGCCCGCCGGCGAGGTCATCACCGGCGCGGGCTACCTCGACCCCGAGAGCTTCCGGGGCATCCTCGACCGCGTCCGGGAGGTCTGGGACGCGAAGGGTGCGTCCGCCGGCAGAGTTCCGCGCGCTCTCGGCGACGAACCGACGCCGGCCGGCGAGGTGACGCCACAGATCGAGGAGTACGTCGCGGGGCAACTCGACCGGCAGTTCGACCAGAAGTTCGCCGGGTGGGGGACCGACGCGAAGTTCCCGCTCCCCCGAACGGTGGAGTTCGCCCTCAAGCGCGACCGCGAGCAGGCACTCCGGACGCTGGACGCGATCCGGGACCACCTCCACGACTCGGTGGCGGGTGGCTTCTTCCGGTACGCCGACAGTCGGAGTTGGGGCGGCATCCACTACGAGAAGGTCGCCGACCTCAACGCCTCGCTCCTGCGGACGTTCGCCCACGCGTACTGCTACACCGGCGAGGACGCCTACCGCGACCCGGCACGCCGGACGGTCCGGTATCTCACGGACGACCTCTGGTCGGGCGTCGCGGTCGGCGGCAGCGAGGGACCGGGCGAGGGCCGGGACTACTACGCCGCTGACGCCGAGCAGCGAGCGGCGATGCGGTCGCCCCGGAGAGACCTGACAGCCTACGCCGGCGGGAACGCCCTCGCGGCCGACGCCCTGCTCACCTACCACGCCTACACCGACGACGACCGCGCCCGCGAGTACGCGGGTCGCATCCTCGAGTTCCTCCGTGAGCAACTGATCGACGACGGCGTCGTGACCCACGTCCACGACCCCAACCGAGACGCGACGGCGGCGGACGCCGGGACCGACCCGGTCGTCGAGGCGGGCTTGCTGGAGGATCAGGCGCGCGTCGTCGCGGCGTTCGTCCGCGCGCGGCAGGTGCTCGGCACCGACGCGGTTCCGGAGCCACTCGCCACCGCGCGGTCCGTCGCCGACCACGCTATCGAGACCCTCCACGAGTCGGGGTCGTTCCGCGACGGACCGGCCGAGGGCGCGGGTCTGCTGGATCGTCCGCTCCGCCCACTCGACGGGAACGTCGAGATGGCCGACGCGTTGCTCGAACTGGCGGGCGTCACCGGCGAGGAGCGCTACCGTGCGGTCGCCGAGGAGACGGTCGGCGCGTTCGCCGGTGCGGCAGACCGGATGGGCGCGCAGGTCGCCGGTTACGGGGGTGTCGCCGCCCGGTGCTGTCGGGCACCACTCGTGATTGCAGTCGCCGGACCGTCCGGGTCGGACCTGCATCGGGCCGCCCTCCGGGTCGCTGACCACGAGAAGGTGGTCGTGCCCGAGGCGACGGACGTGGCAGAGTTGCTCTCGGCCGATGTCGAGGAGGGCCTGTCGGCCGGGGGGGCCTCCGTGGTGCGCGGCGAGGAGGTCAGGTCGGCGACGACGCCGGACGAGTTGATGGCGCAGGTGTCGCAACTGGTCTGA
- a CDS encoding Glu/Leu/Phe/Val family dehydrogenase, whose protein sequence is MSEEANPFESLQEQIDDAAAYLDVAPDVLTRLKHPERVLETNLSVERDDGTVEVFKAFRSQFNGDRGPYKGGIRYHPGVTRDEVKALSGWMVYKCAVVDIPYGGGKGGIVVDPDDYSEAELERLTRSFAKELRPFIGEDKDIPAPDVNTGGREMNWIKDTYETLENTTAPGVITGKALDSGGSEGRVEATGRSTMFTAREAFDYLGKEMDGASVAVQGYGNAGSVFARLVEDLGANVVAVSDSSGAIYDPEGLDAVAVKDYKNETGSVTGYADADEELTNDELLTLDVDLLVPAALENAIDGDLAEDVQADVIVEAANGPLTPDADDVLTDRDVYVFPDILANAGGVTVSYFEWVQNRQRFYWSEERVNDELETVITSAFDDLVDAYETNDLPNFRTAAYVVAIERVVRAYTQGGNWP, encoded by the coding sequence ATGTCCGAGGAAGCGAACCCGTTCGAGAGTCTGCAAGAGCAGATCGACGACGCGGCGGCGTACCTCGACGTCGCCCCCGACGTACTGACCCGCCTGAAACACCCCGAACGCGTGCTCGAGACGAACCTCTCCGTCGAACGCGACGACGGCACCGTCGAGGTGTTCAAAGCCTTCCGCTCGCAGTTCAACGGCGACCGCGGTCCCTACAAAGGTGGCATCCGCTACCACCCCGGCGTCACCCGCGACGAAGTCAAGGCCCTCTCCGGGTGGATGGTCTACAAGTGCGCCGTCGTCGACATCCCCTACGGCGGCGGGAAGGGCGGTATCGTCGTCGACCCCGACGACTACAGCGAGGCCGAACTCGAACGACTCACCCGCTCGTTCGCGAAAGAACTCCGCCCGTTCATCGGCGAGGACAAAGACATCCCCGCGCCGGACGTGAACACCGGCGGCCGGGAGATGAACTGGATCAAGGACACCTACGAGACACTGGAGAATACCACCGCCCCCGGCGTCATCACCGGGAAGGCGCTCGACTCCGGCGGATCGGAGGGGCGCGTCGAGGCGACCGGCCGATCCACGATGTTCACCGCCCGCGAGGCCTTCGACTACCTCGGCAAGGAGATGGACGGTGCGAGCGTGGCGGTGCAGGGCTACGGGAACGCCGGGTCTGTCTTCGCCAGACTCGTCGAGGACCTCGGCGCGAACGTCGTCGCCGTCTCGGACTCCTCCGGGGCGATCTACGACCCCGAGGGACTCGACGCCGTCGCCGTCAAGGACTACAAGAACGAGACCGGGAGCGTCACTGGCTACGCCGACGCCGACGAGGAACTGACGAACGACGAGTTGCTGACGCTGGACGTCGATCTGCTCGTGCCGGCCGCCCTCGAGAACGCCATCGACGGCGACCTCGCCGAAGACGTGCAGGCCGACGTGATCGTCGAGGCCGCGAACGGCCCCCTCACCCCCGACGCCGACGACGTGCTGACCGACCGCGACGTGTACGTCTTCCCGGACATCCTCGCCAACGCGGGCGGCGTGACGGTCTCGTACTTCGAGTGGGTCCAGAACCGCCAGCGGTTCTACTGGTCCGAGGAGCGAGTGAACGACGAACTGGAGACGGTCATCACGAGCGCCTTCGACGACCTCGTGGACGCCTACGAGACGAACGACCTGCCGAACTTCCGGACCGCCGCG
- a CDS encoding DUF4864 domain-containing protein, with product MHDQHNPSDVHVPAPDFAPAEVVSLHLDAFGRVGVADTGADPATTRGLDDAAVQTAFRFASPAVRRRIGSAGNLRTLLLSRLYEPLVTFERSATAPIEVTGDRARQEVTVMTPDRAEAVYEFRLARADSGPEVGCWLVDAVDRIA from the coding sequence ATGCACGATCAACACAATCCGTCGGACGTTCACGTCCCCGCGCCCGACTTCGCCCCCGCCGAAGTCGTCTCGCTCCACCTCGACGCGTTCGGGCGGGTCGGCGTGGCCGACACCGGCGCCGATCCGGCGACGACTCGCGGTCTCGACGACGCGGCGGTCCAGACGGCGTTCCGCTTCGCCAGCCCCGCAGTCCGGCGTCGGATCGGGTCGGCTGGGAACCTCCGGACGCTGCTGCTCAGTCGACTGTACGAGCCACTCGTCACCTTCGAGCGGTCCGCGACCGCACCGATCGAGGTGACCGGCGACCGCGCCAGACAGGAGGTGACGGTGATGACGCCGGACCGCGCGGAGGCAGTCTACGAGTTCCGCCTGGCCCGCGCCGACTCGGGACCGGAGGTCGGCTGTTGGTTGGTCGACGCGGTGGATCGGATCGCGTGA
- a CDS encoding alpha/beta fold hydrolase, whose product MVGRRGGSDRVTMTGEPPARPDGGSATDGESATDGDVTGGESPPSERSATDGDDALPPEVPGESVYVETNGITLHTVQAGPEDGPLVVLLHGFPEFWYGWHDQIRPLAEAGFRVVVPDQRGYNLSDKPEGVDAYRIDELAADVVGLIDAQGREQAAVVGHDWGAAVAWWTALHHPERVSRLVTVNVPHPSIMSRTLRRSWTQRFKSVYMLFFQVPVLPELVSSARDWETVVRTLKRSSLPGTFSETDLERYREAWSRPGAFRAMLNWYRAMVRRRDSPRTERVTVPTLVLWGAQDRFLSRSMARPSADLCDDGRVTFFEDATHWVQHEEPVKVAAALVEFLSE is encoded by the coding sequence TTGGTTGGTCGACGCGGTGGATCGGATCGCGTGACGATGACCGGCGAGCCACCTGCCCGCCCGGACGGCGGGTCCGCGACCGACGGCGAGTCCGCGACCGACGGCGACGTGACGGGCGGCGAGAGCCCGCCGTCCGAGCGCTCCGCGACCGACGGCGACGACGCACTCCCACCCGAGGTGCCCGGCGAGTCGGTGTACGTCGAGACGAACGGGATCACCCTCCACACGGTGCAGGCCGGGCCGGAGGACGGCCCGCTGGTGGTCCTGCTCCACGGCTTCCCGGAGTTCTGGTACGGCTGGCACGACCAGATTCGGCCCCTCGCGGAGGCGGGGTTCCGGGTCGTGGTCCCGGACCAGCGCGGCTACAACCTGAGCGACAAGCCGGAGGGCGTCGACGCGTACCGCATCGACGAACTCGCGGCGGACGTGGTCGGCCTGATCGACGCACAGGGGCGCGAGCAGGCGGCGGTGGTCGGCCACGACTGGGGCGCGGCGGTCGCGTGGTGGACCGCACTCCACCACCCCGAACGCGTCTCGAGACTCGTGACGGTGAACGTCCCACACCCCTCGATCATGAGTCGGACCCTCCGTCGGAGTTGGACCCAGCGGTTCAAGAGCGTCTACATGCTGTTCTTCCAGGTGCCGGTGCTGCCGGAACTGGTGTCGTCGGCGCGCGACTGGGAGACGGTGGTCCGGACGCTGAAGCGCAGCAGTCTGCCGGGGACGTTCTCGGAGACCGACCTGGAGCGCTACCGGGAGGCGTGGTCACGGCCGGGGGCGTTCCGCGCGATGCTCAACTGGTACCGGGCGATGGTCCGCCGGCGCGACAGCCCGCGAACCGAGCGCGTGACGGTCCCGACGCTGGTGCTGTGGGGCGCACAGGACCGGTTCCTGAGTCGCTCGATGGCCCGCCCGAGTGCCGACCTGTGTGACGACGGCCGGGTGACGTTCTTCGAGGACGCGACCCACTGGGTGCAACACGAGGAACCGGTGAAGGTCGCGGCGGCGC